The Malus domestica chromosome 10, GDT2T_hap1 genome contains a region encoding:
- the LOC103446421 gene encoding stem-specific protein TSJT1-like has protein sequence MLTAFEKAVGKPPEELRVPSNVVEKAKTREEILEIFQSSCPESTVYHLSNGSFMALSQDNESVQPHPRCIVVLDDVFCIFIGTLENTSDLRRHYGLPRQATEAMVVVEAYKVLRDRAPYPPDQVIKDLQGKFAFILFDARTDTLFAARDRDGSVELHWGMAGDGSLVCSHNLDIIIEACGKFCSPFPPGCIFTSGSGLMSFVHPMHKVRASRREDDNGQVCGVTFQVDLYTRIPSIPRTGSASNWADITLVKEENNIHP, from the exons ATGTTgacggcttttgagaaagcggtCGGAAAACCGCCCGAGGAGCTGAGGGTTCCTTCGAATGTGGTGGAAAAGGCAAAGACCAGAGAGGAGATTTTGGAGATTTTCCAGTCGTCGTGTCCCGAGTCCACTGTTTACCACCTTTCTAATGGAAGTTTCATGGCTTTGTCACAGGACAATGAGAGTGTTCAGCCACACCCAAG GTGCATTGTTGTCCTAGACGATGTCTTCTGCATTTTTATAGGCACTTTGGAAAACACTTCTGACCTGAGACGGCACTACGGCCTTCCAAGACAAGCAACAGAAGCTATGGTCGTTGTTGAAGCCTATAAAGTCCTAAGAGATCGCGCACCCTACCCTCCGGATCAAGTCATCAAAGATCTACAAGGAAAATTCGCATTTATTCTCTTCGATGCTAGAACTGATACACTTTTTGCTGCCAGG GACCGAGATGGAAGCGTGGAGCTTCACTGGGGAATGGCAGGTGATGGATCCCTAGTCTGCTCACACAATCTTGACATCATCATCGAGGCTTGTGGAAAATTTTGTTCACCTTTCCCTCCAG GTTGCATATTCACAAGTGGAAGTGGGTTGATGAGCTTTGTTCATCCAATGCACAAGGTAAGGGCAAGTAGGCGTGAAGACGACAATGGACAAGTTTGTGGAGTGACGTTTCAGGTGGATCTTTACACGCGAATCCCCAGCATTCCGCGCACTGGTAGTGCTTCAAATTGGGCCGACATAACTCTTGTCAAGGAGGAGAATAACATTCATCCCTGA